Proteins encoded by one window of Candidatus Scalindua japonica:
- a CDS encoding glycosyltransferase family A protein, producing MQQENFTKSGVSRSFIIPVLDYSSHSPYNINTLLDDLKDIHGEVICIFNSQEVFDKLRNHPRIDKYCFNKLNAGVSRSWNIGINMAEGRTVFVLNADIHLQSLAVSQLESYLLRLDKAVIVGPQGSHLDFKNLSVIRYFERGTFNEPVQVHDVSGFLFAIHLERFLKHNLMYDVQFSPCFYEEWDMGLQVMKAGLSCYVVPVKGFEHHWGASHDEDLSVNYFGREVTRKEIMTNNRERFVAKWLKGDTKREVRL from the coding sequence ATGCAACAAGAAAATTTTACAAAATCAGGAGTATCACGCAGCTTTATAATACCGGTACTCGACTATTCATCGCACAGTCCATACAATATTAATACATTGTTGGATGACTTGAAGGATATACATGGTGAGGTGATCTGTATTTTCAACAGTCAGGAGGTTTTTGATAAACTCCGCAATCATCCACGCATCGATAAATACTGTTTTAATAAGTTAAATGCGGGTGTGAGCAGATCGTGGAATATAGGGATTAACATGGCGGAGGGGCGAACAGTATTTGTTCTTAACGCGGATATTCATTTACAGTCACTTGCGGTCAGCCAGTTAGAATCGTATCTTCTTCGGCTTGATAAGGCTGTTATTGTCGGTCCACAAGGTTCACATCTTGACTTTAAAAATCTCAGTGTTATCAGATATTTTGAACGAGGGACGTTTAACGAGCCGGTACAGGTACATGATGTCTCCGGTTTTCTTTTTGCAATTCACCTTGAGAGGTTTCTTAAGCATAACCTCATGTATGATGTACAATTCAGCCCCTGTTTTTATGAGGAGTGGGACATGGGGTTGCAGGTAATGAAAGCCGGTTTGTCCTGCTATGTTGTTCCGGTAAAGGGTTTTGAGCATCATTGGGGAGCATCTCACGATGAGGATCTTTCAGTAAATTATTTTGGCAGAGAGGTGACCAGAAAGGAAATAATGACAAATAATAGAGAAAGGTTTGTTGCAAAGTGGCTTAAAGGTGATACAAAAAGAGAGGTCAGATTGTGA
- a CDS encoding Gfo/Idh/MocA family protein, with translation MIRIGIIGCGYWGINYVRVFSELPDVIVSRVCDTSDERLQKMHRKFPYVFPTKLMDELLADDEVDAVVVATEASTHHDITKACLLNNKHVLVEKPLTTTVEEGEELVKIAEERNLKLMVGHTFLYNPSIRKIKEYMSDDDIGSIYYMKATRTHLGLIRQDVNAIWDLAPHDISIFSFLLNTQPLWVSAVGGNYLNGRPDVGFLTLGYPQNILGHIHVSWINSNKVREISVVGSNKRIVFNDLNSMESVRIFEKGAAMTGEADSFGEFQLQLRDGDILSPRINTSEPLKNQCSHFVSCVSNDHFPLTDGTNGLNVIRVMEAINQSLEKRGAPVDISTDISSRKKEVPMEVTI, from the coding sequence ATGATACGTATAGGAATCATTGGTTGTGGATATTGGGGTATAAATTATGTCCGGGTTTTCAGTGAGCTACCGGATGTAATTGTTTCGCGAGTGTGTGATACGAGTGATGAAAGGCTCCAGAAGATGCATCGCAAATTTCCTTATGTATTCCCGACAAAGCTTATGGACGAACTCCTTGCTGATGATGAGGTGGATGCGGTTGTTGTCGCAACTGAAGCATCAACTCATCATGATATTACCAAAGCCTGTCTATTAAACAATAAACATGTTCTGGTTGAGAAACCTCTGACTACCACTGTCGAGGAAGGAGAAGAGTTGGTAAAGATTGCTGAGGAGAGGAATTTGAAGCTGATGGTTGGGCATACATTCCTTTACAATCCGTCTATTCGTAAGATAAAGGAATATATGTCAGATGATGATATCGGTTCAATTTACTATATGAAAGCTACTCGCACACATCTGGGACTGATCCGTCAGGATGTTAATGCTATCTGGGACCTGGCCCCTCATGATATATCAATTTTTTCTTTTCTCCTTAATACTCAACCGCTCTGGGTAAGCGCAGTCGGTGGAAACTATTTAAACGGACGTCCTGATGTAGGTTTTCTCACTCTTGGATATCCGCAAAATATACTCGGTCACATACACGTAAGTTGGATAAATTCAAACAAAGTTCGTGAAATTTCAGTAGTAGGAAGCAACAAACGGATTGTATTCAATGATCTGAACAGTATGGAAAGTGTACGTATCTTTGAAAAAGGGGCCGCAATGACCGGTGAAGCTGATAGTTTTGGAGAATTTCAACTACAGCTACGTGATGGTGACATTTTAAGTCCTCGCATCAATACCAGTGAACCTCTTAAAAATCAATGCAGTCATTTTGTTTCCTGTGTTTCAAATGACCACTTTCCTCTAACAGACGGAACAAATGGACTTAACGTAATACGTGTGATGGAAGCCATAAACCAGTCATTAGAAAAGCGTGGAGCACCGGTTGATATTTCTACGGACATTTCATCCAGAAAAAAAGAGGTTCCGATGGAGGTCACCATTTGA
- a CDS encoding B12-binding domain-containing radical SAM protein → MKVTLISPPSPFLIDQKAFPPLGLLYVAGFLENNGIDINVADLAGRETELENALEQYMDADLYGITSTSPQYPQALKILKLLRRRNPKSRITIGGAYPSSLPEKCVRDGFDFVVAGEGEEAMLQLVTNREKRQAPGIIRAPYIRDMDSIPIPSRHLVDIRSFAYTIDDGSGTTLITSRGCPYVCSFCSKEVWQSGTRFHSANYVISELKHIINRYDFKHFLFLDDTITLRKKRLFELCSRMETLNIKWRCYARATTTREMLIAMKRAGCVEIGVGVESGSQKILDIVDKKETIEQNAAFVELCKQVGITANVFIMIGLPGETYETVEETRRWMERVRPHKFGFNIFMPYPGTPVYKNPNRYDIQIFDVPEEKSWVKGRQGEYESFVATNALSRNEIERLFGELFAYFTELTSWQPGVGNK, encoded by the coding sequence TTGAAAGTCACATTAATTTCTCCTCCAAGTCCCTTTCTTATAGACCAGAAAGCCTTTCCTCCTCTTGGCCTTCTCTATGTAGCAGGATTTCTTGAAAATAATGGAATTGATATAAATGTAGCTGATCTGGCTGGCAGAGAAACAGAACTTGAAAATGCGTTGGAACAATATATGGATGCAGACCTATACGGTATCACATCAACATCTCCTCAATACCCACAGGCACTTAAAATCCTGAAACTTTTACGTAGAAGAAATCCAAAATCCAGAATAACCATTGGAGGCGCATACCCTTCATCATTACCGGAGAAATGTGTTCGAGACGGTTTTGATTTTGTAGTAGCCGGAGAGGGAGAAGAAGCAATGTTACAGCTTGTAACAAATAGAGAAAAGAGGCAAGCTCCAGGTATTATACGAGCACCGTACATACGAGATATGGATTCAATACCTATTCCCTCACGTCATCTGGTTGATATCCGTTCTTTCGCGTATACTATTGATGATGGCAGTGGAACAACTCTGATTACCAGTAGAGGATGTCCCTACGTTTGTTCTTTCTGTTCAAAGGAAGTCTGGCAGAGCGGGACAAGATTCCATAGTGCTAACTATGTAATCTCTGAGCTTAAACATATAATTAACAGATATGATTTCAAACACTTCCTGTTTCTTGATGACACAATAACCCTTCGTAAAAAAAGGCTGTTTGAATTATGCAGTCGAATGGAAACATTAAATATAAAGTGGCGTTGCTATGCCAGAGCAACTACAACCAGAGAGATGCTGATAGCAATGAAGAGAGCAGGGTGTGTCGAAATCGGTGTTGGTGTAGAAAGCGGATCACAGAAAATCCTTGATATTGTCGATAAGAAAGAGACTATCGAGCAAAATGCGGCTTTTGTCGAACTATGTAAACAAGTTGGAATTACTGCAAATGTATTTATTATGATAGGACTACCCGGAGAGACCTATGAAACTGTTGAGGAAACACGCCGTTGGATGGAACGGGTAAGGCCACATAAATTCGGTTTTAATATTTTTATGCCGTACCCGGGTACCCCGGTTTACAAGAATCCGAACAGGTATGATATCCAGATATTTGATGTACCGGAAGAGAAGAGCTGGGTAAAAGGACGTCAGGGAGAGTATGAGTCTTTTGTTGCAACAAATGCCTTAAGCCGCAACGAGATCGAACGGCTCTTTGGTGAACTTTTCGCTTATTTCACTGAATTAACAAGCTGGCAGCCAGGAGTAGGTAATAAATAG
- a CDS encoding methionyl-tRNA formyltransferase, whose product MKKKRVVVCGEKWVAEQCLEFLYKREDTEICAIVAAPEDWQADLISFGAKRRLKVFVGNINDYLDELKQLQPDVIFSIQYRPLLKPAILNLPTSGCINLHFGLLPRYGGCYPIAWAILNGEKQAGSTLHYMVEQFDEGDIIAQSSVPIREETTARDLFDSMSEAAVKLFIDSYPALLSNAVKSYPQDMSAKLYYPYDSIDFDRDRVIDWAKTGVEIQRKICAFSFDPFQQPLTSLCLPDGKLLQVTVTRSRLHSNVTLSPQEKTGHIKEVTDSGTLLVVTTNGSVIEIGLLNNQTPLKYFEKSGHSPQDAIFK is encoded by the coding sequence ATGAAGAAAAAAAGAGTTGTTGTGTGTGGAGAGAAATGGGTAGCTGAACAGTGCCTGGAATTTCTTTACAAAAGGGAAGACACAGAGATATGTGCTATCGTCGCTGCTCCGGAAGACTGGCAGGCTGATTTGATTTCGTTTGGAGCTAAGAGACGACTGAAAGTATTTGTTGGTAACATTAATGACTATCTTGATGAGTTAAAACAACTTCAACCGGATGTCATTTTCTCAATCCAATACCGTCCACTACTTAAACCTGCAATACTGAACCTGCCAACATCAGGTTGTATAAACCTGCATTTTGGTCTGCTTCCAAGATACGGTGGCTGCTATCCCATTGCGTGGGCAATACTGAATGGAGAGAAGCAAGCCGGCTCAACCCTTCACTACATGGTTGAACAATTCGATGAAGGAGATATCATCGCGCAGTCATCCGTTCCAATTAGAGAGGAGACGACAGCACGAGACCTTTTTGATTCGATGAGTGAAGCGGCGGTTAAACTCTTCATAGATTCTTATCCTGCTCTCTTGAGTAACGCAGTTAAATCTTACCCACAAGATATGTCAGCTAAACTATACTACCCTTATGATAGTATTGATTTCGATCGGGACCGGGTTATTGATTGGGCCAAAACAGGCGTAGAAATCCAGAGGAAAATATGTGCTTTCTCCTTTGATCCATTCCAGCAGCCACTAACCTCCTTGTGTCTGCCTGATGGGAAACTGTTACAAGTTACAGTAACACGCTCAAGGCTGCATAGTAATGTTACTCTATCACCACAAGAGAAGACTGGTCATATCAAAGAAGTAACTGATTCCGGAACACTACTGGTAGTAACAACCAACGGTAGTGTTATTGAAATCGGTTTGCTGAACAACCAGACACCGCTTAAATATTTTGAAAAATCTGGACACTCTCCACAAGATGCAATTTTCAAATAA
- a CDS encoding matrixin family metalloprotease, whose product MRNFIIILIVCFVAVMGSTSVFAGYLNFSDGDDFTFFPLPTAWDPGLNTARVGGFPAPGAASWSVMGPTLSASPGDPHSGSTTSDLTALYAGGVDEITTIGLTLDKWAAVSGFTNLGMVADSGVDIGAPEASGGHLGDIRVGAIFIDGTVGPNVLAHAFQPGTEAIFGPGGTIAGDMHFDDSNIWSDGGGGGTIDFHTVALHELGHALGLGHSAVAGSVMEATYAGPRRALHADDIAGITAIYGALPVTAVPEPGTVLLLGIGVFGMFGYGLLRRKQVQNLKS is encoded by the coding sequence ATGAGAAATTTTATTATAATATTGATAGTTTGTTTCGTTGCTGTTATGGGTTCGACGAGTGTATTTGCAGGATATCTTAATTTTTCGGATGGTGATGATTTTACCTTTTTTCCGCTCCCAACCGCATGGGATCCGGGGCTGAATACAGCCCGAGTTGGGGGTTTTCCAGCACCGGGTGCCGCTAGCTGGAGCGTGATGGGGCCCACATTAAGCGCAAGTCCTGGTGATCCTCATTCCGGATCTACCACGTCTGATTTGACCGCTTTGTATGCCGGTGGGGTAGATGAAATAACTACTATAGGTTTGACATTGGACAAGTGGGCGGCCGTGTCGGGTTTTACGAATCTAGGTATGGTAGCCGACAGTGGTGTCGACATAGGTGCACCTGAAGCATCTGGTGGTCACCTTGGGGACATCCGCGTCGGGGCAATTTTCATTGATGGTACTGTTGGTCCGAATGTCCTCGCACATGCGTTTCAACCTGGTACTGAAGCTATATTCGGTCCTGGGGGTACAATTGCAGGTGACATGCACTTCGATGACTCAAATATATGGTCCGATGGCGGGGGCGGAGGCACCATCGATTTTCACACCGTTGCGCTACACGAGCTTGGTCATGCGCTAGGTCTGGGCCACTCAGCAGTAGCCGGTTCAGTAATGGAAGCGACGTATGCTGGCCCTCGGCGCGCACTGCACGCAGACGATATTGCTGGCATCACTGCCATTTATGGAGCACTACCAGTAACTGCTGTTCCTGAGCCTGGCACAGTATTACTATTAGGTATAGGTGTCTTTGGGATGTTTGGGTACGGTTTGCTGAGAAGGAAACAGGTTCAAAATTTAAAAAGCTGA
- a CDS encoding CgeB family protein: MNILLSYTSNPMTTASYLEKAIRKICGVITYGPAINKGMLKSWDLLDVEDRVRNHQIPFSDGDMIRVIRKLPAGWHPDVFLYVDTGIFYPLINLDLLECIKACYLIDSHINFDSHLEFARDFDVVFVAHKPAVEMFKASGIEDVFWIPPACDPQLHGKTRGEGLYDISFVGTLNSEFNPERVNLFNALKQSFNVYYERCFLERMAEVLYQSKIVFHKSVNDGLAMRVFEVLASGSMLLTDESKGSGLTNLFENRKHIVIYRNEKELLELADYYLRHEDDRKKIAVEGMRKVLTEHTYRHRAEDMIRTLSMFKKMRDIQLQLLT, encoded by the coding sequence ATGAATATTTTGCTCAGTTATACATCGAACCCAATGACAACCGCTTCTTATCTGGAGAAGGCGATACGGAAGATTTGCGGGGTGATTACCTATGGGCCTGCAATAAATAAAGGAATGTTAAAATCATGGGATTTGTTAGATGTCGAAGACAGGGTAAGAAATCATCAAATACCTTTTTCAGATGGCGATATGATTCGTGTAATAAGGAAGTTGCCTGCAGGATGGCACCCGGATGTATTTTTGTATGTGGATACTGGTATTTTCTATCCACTGATAAATTTAGATTTGCTTGAGTGTATAAAAGCGTGTTATTTGATTGATTCTCACATAAATTTTGATAGTCATCTGGAATTTGCCAGGGATTTTGATGTCGTATTTGTTGCTCACAAACCTGCAGTAGAGATGTTTAAGGCGAGTGGCATCGAAGATGTATTCTGGATTCCTCCTGCTTGTGATCCCCAATTACACGGGAAAACGAGAGGAGAGGGTTTGTACGACATTAGTTTTGTGGGGACTCTTAATTCAGAATTTAATCCTGAAAGAGTAAACCTGTTTAATGCATTAAAGCAAAGTTTTAACGTTTATTACGAGAGGTGCTTTCTGGAAAGGATGGCAGAGGTTTTGTATCAATCAAAAATAGTATTTCATAAATCTGTAAATGATGGATTAGCCATGAGGGTTTTTGAAGTACTTGCCTCCGGGAGTATGCTTCTCACAGATGAATCGAAAGGAAGTGGGCTTACAAATCTCTTTGAAAATAGAAAGCATATTGTAATATACAGAAATGAAAAGGAGCTTCTGGAACTTGCGGATTATTACTTGAGACATGAAGATGATAGAAAAAAAATAGCTGTTGAAGGAATGAGAAAGGTTTTAACAGAACACACTTACCGCCATAGAGCAGAGGATATGATAAGAACATTATCCATGTTTAAAAAAATGAGGGATATTCAGTTACAACTATTAACCTGA
- a CDS encoding DegT/DnrJ/EryC1/StrS family aminotransferase, with protein sequence MQINFVDLNKQYNHIKSEVDGAIQRVIKNSSFIGGEEVCSFEEEFARYCDARYCVAVNSGTDALKFICLALGIKEGDEVILPVNTFIATALGVSSIGAIPVFVDCENDTYNIDTEKIEEKITSRTKAIIAVHLYGQPAEMDSVLSIAQRHRLYVIEDACQAHGAFYKTRRVGTFGIASAFSFYPGKNLGAYGDGGGVITNNAGIDEKIKKLREYGQEEKYVHTEMGTNSRLDGLQAAILRIKLKYLDEWNDKRKKVAAFYYESLNGLQINLPETRPERDHVYHLFVIETDKRNELLQYLKQKNIFCGIHYPIPLHYQGVYRGLAYKSGDFPVSELSASRILSLPIYPELEKEEIIYIKNAIDEFALTSVSPLVSIN encoded by the coding sequence ATGCAAATCAATTTTGTAGATTTAAATAAGCAATACAATCACATAAAGAGTGAGGTTGATGGCGCTATTCAGAGAGTCATCAAAAACAGTTCATTTATAGGTGGTGAAGAAGTTTGTTCTTTTGAAGAGGAGTTTGCTCGATATTGTGACGCGCGTTACTGCGTTGCTGTAAATTCCGGAACAGACGCGTTAAAGTTTATCTGTTTGGCCTTGGGTATAAAAGAGGGTGATGAAGTGATTCTCCCCGTTAATACTTTCATAGCTACAGCGCTCGGTGTAAGCAGCATTGGCGCTATACCGGTTTTTGTGGATTGTGAGAATGATACTTACAATATTGATACGGAGAAGATTGAAGAGAAAATAACCTCCAGAACTAAAGCAATAATTGCTGTCCATCTTTATGGGCAACCGGCAGAAATGGACTCTGTTTTGTCGATAGCTCAAAGGCATCGTCTTTATGTTATTGAGGATGCATGTCAAGCTCATGGTGCTTTTTATAAAACCCGAAGAGTTGGGACTTTCGGTATTGCTTCGGCCTTTAGTTTTTATCCAGGTAAAAATCTTGGTGCATATGGAGACGGGGGGGGTGTTATAACGAACAATGCGGGAATTGATGAAAAAATAAAGAAACTTCGTGAATACGGGCAGGAAGAGAAGTATGTCCATACAGAGATGGGTACAAATTCACGTCTGGATGGATTGCAGGCCGCCATTCTGCGTATTAAGTTAAAATATCTTGATGAATGGAATGATAAACGTAAAAAGGTAGCGGCCTTTTATTACGAATCATTGAACGGCCTTCAAATTAATCTACCGGAAACCAGGCCGGAGCGTGATCATGTTTACCATCTGTTTGTTATTGAAACCGATAAACGTAATGAGTTGCTACAGTACCTGAAACAAAAAAATATATTTTGTGGTATCCATTATCCCATTCCACTTCACTATCAGGGAGTATATAGAGGATTAGCTTATAAGTCAGGAGATTTTCCTGTTTCCGAACTTTCTGCTTCAAGAATATTGTCACTTCCCATATATCCGGAGTTGGAAAAAGAAGAGATAATCTATATAAAAAATGCGATCGATGAATTTGCATTGACTTCAGTTAGTCCTTTAGTGTCCATTAATTAA
- a CDS encoding class I SAM-dependent methyltransferase, with amino-acid sequence MIDYYSPLKSERIAEYGDNPRTEIVDLVREAPENVFEIGCGSGATGMAIKQKFPKVTYIGLDSNGDSIDIAQSRLDRVIVSDIEKVPLDTFGLEKECFDLIICADILEHLYDPWKVLHCLHDYLTTDGKIIASIPNVQYINHIINFMHGKWKYDDNGLLDATHIRFFTLNEIVKMFTGTGYNIIHCSGATNPKLNSDTWPSDFDFGKFVLKNITREEAFRFSVLQYLIIAERVDSE; translated from the coding sequence ATGATTGACTACTATTCTCCTTTAAAGTCAGAGCGTATAGCAGAATATGGCGATAATCCACGTACTGAGATTGTAGACCTTGTTCGGGAAGCACCTGAAAATGTATTTGAAATTGGATGTGGTTCCGGTGCAACGGGAATGGCTATTAAACAAAAATTTCCGAAAGTAACATATATTGGGTTGGATTCTAATGGTGATTCTATAGACATTGCACAATCTCGATTGGACAGGGTCATTGTGTCTGATATAGAAAAAGTTCCACTAGATACCTTTGGATTAGAGAAGGAGTGTTTTGATCTTATAATTTGTGCCGATATCCTTGAACATCTTTATGATCCATGGAAGGTCCTCCATTGTCTGCATGACTATCTTACAACAGATGGAAAGATCATTGCCAGTATTCCAAATGTACAGTACATCAATCACATTATCAATTTTATGCATGGTAAATGGAAATATGATGATAATGGTCTTCTCGATGCGACACACATTCGTTTCTTTACTCTTAATGAGATAGTTAAGATGTTTACCGGAACAGGCTATAATATTATTCATTGCAGTGGTGCGACCAATCCAAAACTCAACAGTGATACATGGCCAAGCGATTTTGATTTTGGGAAATTTGTATTGAAAAATATTACAAGGGAAGAGGCTTTTAGATTTTCTGTGCTTCAATACCTGATAATAGCGGAGAGAGTTGACTCAGAATAA